CAACTACGACTCGTTCACCTGGAACCTCGTCCAACGCCTGGGCGAGGTCGCACTGGCGCGCGGTGAAGTCCTCGAGCCCGGCGTCGGCCTGGTCGTCGCACGCAACGACGAGATCACGCCCGACCAGGCCGCCGCCCTCGACCCCTCGGGCATCGTCATCAGCCCCGGCCCGTGCACGCCCACCGAGGCCGGCGTGTCGGCGGCCATCATCGAACGCTTCGCGGGCGTGGTGCCCGTGCTGGGGGTGTGCCTGGGCTGCCAGGTCATGGCCCAGATGGACGGCCTGCCCGTCGCCCGCCACGACGTGCCCGTCCACGGCCGGACCAGCCCCGTGCACCACGACGGCTCGGGCGTGTTCGCCGGCCTGCCCAGCCCGATGGAGGCCGCCCGCTACCACTCGCTGGTCATCAAGGGCGAGATCCTCCCACCCGTACCCGGCCGCGACGGATGGGCCATAACTGCCTGGACCGACGAGCCCACCGCAGACGGCGGCGCGCGCCGGGTGCTCATGGGCCTGCGCCGCGTCTGGGCCGATGTTGCCAGGGCCCCGCTGCTGGGCGTGCAGTTCCACCCCGAGAGTTATCTGACCCCTGAGGGCCCTGCGCTGCTGGGGAACTTCCTGGGAATGGTTGCTCGTCATCGACAAGCCGTCGCCGCCGCGACTGTCTCATGAATCGGGGAACATTCTCCGATTCTCGAGGTATACTCCCCATGGTGACACCCGTCCGCTTCATCGCGTTGTTGGTGTCCCTGGCCGTCGTGCTGGCCGGGCCGGTATCAACGTGGGCCGCCACGGGCGATTGCTGCTGCGTCGAGACGGCCGCCCAGGTCGATGCCGACGTCGCGGATTCCTGCTGCGGATCGGATGCGCCCGCTGACCAGAATTCGCACGACGAAGAGCCGGGCGATTGCCCCAGCGACTGCGACGCGTGCGTGTGGTGCGCCACCATGGGCCAGTTCGCCAAGATGAGCCGCCCCCCCCTGGGGCTTGACCTGCCCGATCCGCAGCCCGACGCGCTCACGGCACTCGAGCCGCAGAGCCACGCCATCGAGGCCCACTTCTCGCTGCTGCGTCCCCCGCGAGGCTGAACGTCCGCACCCGCGTTGCGCGCCCGCCTTATGGCGGTCGCGCGATGGTCCATGCGCAACGTTCACCCGCGGAGAGTCCGCCATGAAACCTAAGTCTGTATTCGGGCGCATCCCGCCCTCGACGGCCGTCGCCGCCGGCGTCGCTGTCATGCTTGCCGGCATCGTTTTCTGGACCGCCGGCGAGAGCTTCACCCCGGCCACGCCGGTGCGCGTGGCGCCGGTGGTCTTCGAGGCATCGGCCGCCGAAACGCAAGCCGCCGAGCCCGGCGAACGCCAGCCCGCCGGCCAAGCCATCCAGGCCCCCGGATGGCTCGAGGCCGCCCCGTACTACACCGCCGCCACCGCGCTGACCGACGGCGTGGTGGCCGAGGTGCTGGTGCTCGAGGGACAGACCGTCGAGAAGGGCCAGCCCGTCGCGCGGCTCGTACCCGACGACGCCACGATCGAGCTCGCAGCCGCCCAGGCCGACCTGGCAAGCGCACAGGCCGAACTGGCCGTCGCCGAAGCCAACCTCCGTGCCGCCCAGACCGACTGGGACAACCCGATCGATCGCGAGCGCGCCGTCGCAGCCACGAAGGCCCAGCTCGCCGAGACCCGAGCCCAGCTCGCCCAGTTGCCCGCGCTGATCGAGACCGAGCGGGCGATGCTCAAGCAGATCGAGGCCGAGCTCGACCGCGCAAGCCGGGCCGAGCGGGGCGGGGCCGCCAACGAGCTGGAGGTCATCGTGCTCACCCAGCGCGTGGCCGGCCAGCGGGCAACGCTGGAAGCGACCGAGCAGCGGCAGGCAATCCTCGAGGCCCAGCGCAACCGCCTGCAAGCCGAGGCCACCGCCGCCGAGCGAAACTACGAGCTGCGCATTATGGAAAAGCAGAACCTCGACCTTGCCCGCGCCAATGCCCAGCGAGCCGAGGCGGCCGTCCAGGTTGCACGGGCACGGCTTGACGAAGCACAACTCCGCGTCGATCGCCTGACCATCAACGCCCCGATCACGGGAGCCGTGCAACGTCGACTGAAGGTTCCCGGCGACAAGATCATGCTGGGCATGGACGACCCGCACTCGGCCCACGTCGTGCACCTGTACGACCCGGCCAAGCTCCAGGTCCGCGTCGACGTGCCGCTGGCCGACGCGAGGCACATGTTCGTGGGCCAGGAGTGCGAGGTCATCGTCGAAGTGCTTCCCGACCAGACCTTCGAGGGCGTGGTCGATCGCATCACCTACGAGGCCGACCTGCAGAAGAACACGCTCCAGGCGAAGGTCCGCGTGCTCGATCCCTCGCCCCTGTTGCGGCCCGAGATGCTCACACGCGTGAAGTTCCTGCCCCGCGGCGGCGGCCAGCAGGAAGCGCCAGAGCTGGGCGACACCGCC
This portion of the Phycisphaerales bacterium genome encodes:
- a CDS encoding aminodeoxychorismate/anthranilate synthase component II, with the translated sequence MILLIDNYDSFTWNLVQRLGEVALARGEVLEPGVGLVVARNDEITPDQAAALDPSGIVISPGPCTPTEAGVSAAIIERFAGVVPVLGVCLGCQVMAQMDGLPVARHDVPVHGRTSPVHHDGSGVFAGLPSPMEAARYHSLVIKGEILPPVPGRDGWAITAWTDEPTADGGARRVLMGLRRVWADVARAPLLGVQFHPESYLTPEGPALLGNFLGMVARHRQAVAAATVS
- a CDS encoding HlyD family efflux transporter periplasmic adaptor subunit — its product is MKPKSVFGRIPPSTAVAAGVAVMLAGIVFWTAGESFTPATPVRVAPVVFEASAAETQAAEPGERQPAGQAIQAPGWLEAAPYYTAATALTDGVVAEVLVLEGQTVEKGQPVARLVPDDATIELAAAQADLASAQAELAVAEANLRAAQTDWDNPIDRERAVAATKAQLAETRAQLAQLPALIETERAMLKQIEAELDRASRAERGGAANELEVIVLTQRVAGQRATLEATEQRQAILEAQRNRLQAEATAAERNYELRIMEKQNLDLARANAQRAEAAVQVARARLDEAQLRVDRLTINAPITGAVQRRLKVPGDKIMLGMDDPHSAHVVHLYDPAKLQVRVDVPLADARHMFVGQECEVIVEVLPDQTFEGVVDRITYEADLQKNTLQAKVRVLDPSPLLRPEMLTRVKFLPRGGGQQEAPELGDTAMLVPTGAIDGGRVWVVRNRRGDTGKAFAQGIEVLEDLGDYARVRGALRSGDLLALDTTNLNDGARVRIATGSKDSDQ